The following proteins are encoded in a genomic region of Glycine max cultivar Williams 82 chromosome 18, Glycine_max_v4.0, whole genome shotgun sequence:
- the LOC100804482 gene encoding uncharacterized protein yields MNPQADRVVRRVTMIATITASYFLLTADYEPTVLDPIKKGLLSAESTVKEYVFGSKKQSQENQMEKLDSNKEHP; encoded by the exons ATGAATCCTCAAGCGGACAGGGTTGTTAGAAGAGTAACCATGATAGCAACTATAACTGCTTCATATTTTCTCTTAACTGCTGATTATGAACCTACTGTTCTAGACCCT ATTAAGAAGGGATTGCTTTCAGCTGAGAGCACTGTGAAAGAGTATGTTTTTGGATCAAAGAAACAGTctcaagaaaatcaaatggagaAATTGGACAGCAATAAAGAGCATCCATAA
- the LOC100306306 gene encoding uncharacterized protein LOC100306306, with product MEEAKPAMGPPPPPAPPTTKKRPLEDSNAHSNYFKIRAVIRDLRPHFLEVLRTPDYKNCKASHEIQEQLKIVVKLYENMKADAASLAKSKNVQDGQMKAGQNMDQKTLKEQQPQHGKQSQVEKSFARPSEIKLTPPAPGFQKQLVEETQTQGTYVVGGSAFGWNFITFSGKEPVYYGRTKEQFRSAKVTE from the exons ATGGAAGAAGCGAAACCAGCGATGggtcctcctcctcctcctgctcCTCCCACTACGAAGAAGAGGCCACTGGAAGACTCCAATGCCCACTCCAATTACTTCAAGATTCGCGCTGTTATTCGAGACCTTCGTCCTCACTTTCTCGAG GTTCTCCGAACTCCAGactacaaaaattgcaaggcaTCCCATGAAATTCAAGAAC AGCTGAAGATTGTGGTCAAGTTATACGAGAATATGAAAGCAGATGCGGCTTCACTAGCAAAGTCTAAGAATGTGCAAGATGGCCAGATGAAGGCTGGCCAGAACATGGATCAGAAAACACTGAAAGAGCAGCAACCTCAACATGGCAAGCAGAGTCAAGTAGAGAAATCATTTGCACGGCCATCTGAAATTAAGCTCACTCCACCAGCTCCTGGCTTCCAGAAGCAGCTGGTTGAAGAAACTCAGACACAAGGGACATATGTAGTTGGAGGATCTGCTTTTGGCTGGAATTTCATCACTTTTTCAGGCAAGGAGCCTGTGTATTATGGTAGGACTAAGGAACAATTTCGATCTGCAAAAGTGACCGAGTAA